A window of the Citrus sinensis cultivar Valencia sweet orange chromosome 9, DVS_A1.0, whole genome shotgun sequence genome harbors these coding sequences:
- the LOC102624397 gene encoding gamma-glutamyl peptidase 3-like, with amino-acid sequence MDLMEEKRYALFLAAKDSDYVLKVYGGYFNVFVAAFGEEGERWDLFRVVEGDFPDFNDLHKYDGFVISGSPYDAYGNDNWILKLCFMLQTLDAMQKKVLGICFGHQVLCRALGGKVGKAYTGWDIGLRRVRIVNDLAPCSFLEDLGEIPGSLSIMECHRDEVWKVPIGAAVIGFSDKTGVEMFTIGDHILGIQGHPEYTKDILYNLIDRLLNNNSIEREFAENAKFGLEIAEPDRKCWEKICRNFLKGTL; translated from the exons atggatttaatgGAAGAGAAAAGATATGCTCTTTTCCTAGCAGCAAAAGACTCTGATTATGTGCTGAAAGTTTACGGAGGTTACTTCAATGTTTTTGTTGCAGCTTTCGGGGAAGAAGGAGAAAGATGGGATTTGTTCAGAGTTGTTGAAGGTGATTTTCCTGACTTCAATGACCTTCATAAATATGATGGCTTTGTAATCAGCGGTAGCCCTTATGATGCCTATGGCAATGACAACTGGATTCTCAAGCTTTGCTTCATGCTCCAAACTCTAGACGCCATGCAGAAAAAAGTCCTCGGAATTTGCTTTGGTCACCag GTTTTGTGCAGGGCGCTGGGCGGGAAAGTTGGGAAGGCTTATACAGGATGGGATATTGGGTTAAGAAGAGTGAGGATAGTGAATGATTTGGCACCATGCAGCTTCCTGGAAGATTTGGGTGAAATTCCAGGGTCTCTTTCAATAATGGAGTGTCACCGGGATGAGGTTTGGAAAGTTCCAATAGGTGCTGCAGTGATAGGATTCTCGGATAAAACAGGAGTGGAAATGTTCACAATTGGAGATCATATTCTTGGCATCCAAGGCCATCCTGAGTACACAAAAGATATTCTCTACAACCTCATCGATCGCCTGCTGAATAATAATTCCATTGAG AGAGAATTTGCCGAAAATGCCAAGTTTGGTTTGGAGATAGCTGAGCCTGATAGAAAGTGCTGGGAAAAGATCTGCAGGAATTTTCTCAAGGGAACTCTTTAG
- the LOC102626685 gene encoding histone-lysine N-methyltransferase ASHR3 isoform X1, which produces MDFQFLFFKFSINQEKMPDLANLALSSSSSSLTLTRCASSLKPLAPPHSATESPGSDSAVVKTLALTGEEENVCANGNGNSVRVMKRCRGAKNIPGLEDHVAAWVKKKMELGVPQSNCSLPFLVGAKKMIECRACHRFIYHGEEVFCSVRGCGGVYHFICVKERLGISNPRNFKCPQHACFICRQRLQWRCVRCTIASHDKCAPWPDRVIHLKDQPGRAVCWRHPAKWLLDKQHAEATRDIEEVFCRLPLPYADEEFKIDLTWKDLMENKVGPPPYVHIKRNIYLVKKKRDNSDDDIGCTSCSSECSENCVCRVQYISCSKACHCSESCNNRPFRKEKKIKIVKTEFCGWGVEAAEPINKGEFIIEYIGEVIDDALCEQRLWDMKYRGVQNFYMCEIRKDFTIDATFKGNFSRFLNHSCDPNCMLEKWQVEGETRVGVFAARSIKAGEPLTYDYRFVQFGPEVKCYCGASSCQGYLGTKRKIGKLELCWGSKRKRSSTACLAIITL; this is translated from the exons AtggattttcaatttttattttttaaattttctattaatcAAGAGAAAATGCCAGACCTCGCGAATCTCGCtctctcctcctcctcctcctcgcTAACCCTAACTCGGTGCGCCTCTTCTCTGAAGCCACTGGCTCCTCCTCACTCAGCCACGGAGTCGCCCGGCTCCGATTCGGCGGTGGTCAAAACGCTTGCTTTGACCGGCGAGGAGGAGAACGTCTGTGCTAACGGAAATGGTAATTCCGTTAGGGTCATGAAACGGTGCCGCGGCGCCAAGAATATTCCCGGTTTAGAGGACCACGTGGCGGCTTgggtgaagaagaagatggaaTTGGGGGTCCCACAGTCGAACTGCTCTCTTCCGTTTCTTGTCGGCGCCAAGAAAATG ATTGAATGCCGTGCTTGCCATAGGTTTATCTATCATGGGGAAGAGGTATTTTGTTCAGTTCGTGGTTGTGGAGGAGTGTATCATTTTATATGTGTGAAGGAAAGGCTTGGGATCTCTAATCCAAGAAATTTCAAGTGCCCACAGCAT GCGTGCTTCATTTGCCGTCAGAGATTACAATGGCGATGTGTGCGATGCACAATAGCTTCACATGATAAGTGTGCACCTTGGCCAGACAGAGTGATTCATTTGAAAGACCAACCAGGTCGAGCAGTTTGCTGGAGGCATCCTGCTAAATGGCTGCTGGATAAGCAG CATGCAGAGGCAACACGTGACATAGAG GAAGTTTTCTGCCGCTTGCCTCTACCTTATGCTGATGAGGAGTTCAAGATCGATCTCACATGGAAAGATCTGATGGAGAATAAAGTTGGGCCACCTCCATATGTGCACATTAAGCGCA ATATTTACTTGGTGAAAAAGAAGCGTGACAATTCTGATGATGATATTGGTTGCACGAGTTGTAGTTCTGAATGCTCTGAGAATTGTGTGTGCAG GGTCCAATATATTAGCTGCTCGAAGGCTTGCCATTGCTCCGAAAGTTGCAATAACAGGCCATTTCGTAAGGAGAAGAAGATCAAAATTGTTAAG ACTGAATTTTGTGGTTGGGGAGTGGAGGCTGCTGAACCCATCAATAAAGGAGAATTTATAATTGAGTATATTGGGGAAG tTATTGATGACGCTTTGTGTGAACAAAGGCTCTGGGACATGAAATACCGAGGTGTGCAGAACTTTTATATGTGTGAAATTCGGAAAGATTTCACAATTGATGCCACCTTCAAGGGGAATTTTTCTCGTTTTCTAAATCACAGTTGTGATCCCAACTGCATGTTGGAGAAGTG GCAAGTTGAGGGGGAGACACGGGTGGGTGTGTTTGCAGCACGATCAATTAAAGCTGGAGAACCATTGACATATGATTACAG ATTTGTGCAATTTGGACCTGAGGTGAAGTGCTATTGTGGTGCATCTAGTTGTCAAGGCTACCTTGGAACCAAGAGAAAAATTGGTAAGTTAGAGCTTTGCTGGGGTTCAAAACGCAAGAGATCTTCTACTGCTTGCCTAGCTATTATAACTCTATGA
- the LOC102626685 gene encoding histone-lysine N-methyltransferase ASHR3 isoform X2 — MDFQFLFFKFSINQEKMPDLANLALSSSSSSLTLTRCASSLKPLAPPHSATESPGSDSAVVKTLALTGEEENVCANGNGNSVRVMKRCRGAKNIPGLEDHVAAWVKKKMELGVPQSNCSLPFLVGAKKMIECRACHRFIYHGEEVFCSVRGCGGVYHFICVKERLGISNPRNFKCPQHACFICRQRLQWRCVRCTIASHDKCAPWPDRVIHLKDQPGRAVCWRHPAKWLLDKQHAEATRDIEEVFCRLPLPYADEEFKIDLTWKDLMENKVGPPPYVHIKRNIYLVKKKRDNSDDDIGCTSCSSECSENCVCRVQYISCSKACHCSESCNNRPFRKEKKIKIVKTEFCGWGVEAAEPINKGEFIIEYIGEVIDDALCEQRLWDMKYRGVQNFYMCEIRKDFTIDATFKGNFSRFLNHSCDPNCMLEKWQVEGETRVGVFAARSIKAGEPLTYDYRFVQFGPEVKCYCGASSCQGYLGTKRKIVYSQTPVMSNI, encoded by the exons AtggattttcaatttttattttttaaattttctattaatcAAGAGAAAATGCCAGACCTCGCGAATCTCGCtctctcctcctcctcctcctcgcTAACCCTAACTCGGTGCGCCTCTTCTCTGAAGCCACTGGCTCCTCCTCACTCAGCCACGGAGTCGCCCGGCTCCGATTCGGCGGTGGTCAAAACGCTTGCTTTGACCGGCGAGGAGGAGAACGTCTGTGCTAACGGAAATGGTAATTCCGTTAGGGTCATGAAACGGTGCCGCGGCGCCAAGAATATTCCCGGTTTAGAGGACCACGTGGCGGCTTgggtgaagaagaagatggaaTTGGGGGTCCCACAGTCGAACTGCTCTCTTCCGTTTCTTGTCGGCGCCAAGAAAATG ATTGAATGCCGTGCTTGCCATAGGTTTATCTATCATGGGGAAGAGGTATTTTGTTCAGTTCGTGGTTGTGGAGGAGTGTATCATTTTATATGTGTGAAGGAAAGGCTTGGGATCTCTAATCCAAGAAATTTCAAGTGCCCACAGCAT GCGTGCTTCATTTGCCGTCAGAGATTACAATGGCGATGTGTGCGATGCACAATAGCTTCACATGATAAGTGTGCACCTTGGCCAGACAGAGTGATTCATTTGAAAGACCAACCAGGTCGAGCAGTTTGCTGGAGGCATCCTGCTAAATGGCTGCTGGATAAGCAG CATGCAGAGGCAACACGTGACATAGAG GAAGTTTTCTGCCGCTTGCCTCTACCTTATGCTGATGAGGAGTTCAAGATCGATCTCACATGGAAAGATCTGATGGAGAATAAAGTTGGGCCACCTCCATATGTGCACATTAAGCGCA ATATTTACTTGGTGAAAAAGAAGCGTGACAATTCTGATGATGATATTGGTTGCACGAGTTGTAGTTCTGAATGCTCTGAGAATTGTGTGTGCAG GGTCCAATATATTAGCTGCTCGAAGGCTTGCCATTGCTCCGAAAGTTGCAATAACAGGCCATTTCGTAAGGAGAAGAAGATCAAAATTGTTAAG ACTGAATTTTGTGGTTGGGGAGTGGAGGCTGCTGAACCCATCAATAAAGGAGAATTTATAATTGAGTATATTGGGGAAG tTATTGATGACGCTTTGTGTGAACAAAGGCTCTGGGACATGAAATACCGAGGTGTGCAGAACTTTTATATGTGTGAAATTCGGAAAGATTTCACAATTGATGCCACCTTCAAGGGGAATTTTTCTCGTTTTCTAAATCACAGTTGTGATCCCAACTGCATGTTGGAGAAGTG GCAAGTTGAGGGGGAGACACGGGTGGGTGTGTTTGCAGCACGATCAATTAAAGCTGGAGAACCATTGACATATGATTACAG ATTTGTGCAATTTGGACCTGAGGTGAAGTGCTATTGTGGTGCATCTAGTTGTCAAGGCTACCTTGGAACCAAGAGAAAAATTG TCTATTCTCAGACACCAGTCATGTCGAATATTTGA